One segment of Streptomyces sp. DT2A-34 DNA contains the following:
- a CDS encoding XRE family transcriptional regulator, which produces MTLFGDGLDKAVQKAFTRPAPKRAGAQMRYLVKQLKGTKAVAELLAMSQRQVERYVKDEAKKPRPQLAARLEREVKARWQPQIRAQARQKAATTGGIVIDTRARIGYKAPVGTTDEDRLRHLTVALPPQYAARFFEAQEQGATDQHLQEIAAEALKEVYFQDGGRRAGQLEEVRFTDIMHLEFEL; this is translated from the coding sequence ATGACCCTGTTCGGGGACGGCCTGGACAAGGCGGTGCAGAAGGCGTTCACCCGCCCGGCCCCCAAACGCGCGGGTGCTCAGATGCGGTACCTGGTCAAGCAGCTCAAGGGCACCAAGGCGGTCGCCGAACTGCTCGCAATGTCCCAGCGCCAGGTGGAGCGGTACGTCAAGGACGAGGCCAAGAAGCCCCGCCCGCAGCTCGCCGCCCGCCTGGAGCGCGAGGTCAAGGCACGGTGGCAGCCGCAGATCCGCGCCCAGGCGCGGCAGAAGGCGGCGACCACCGGCGGCATCGTCATCGACACCCGCGCCCGGATCGGCTACAAAGCGCCGGTCGGCACCACTGACGAGGACCGGCTCCGTCACCTGACCGTGGCGCTGCCACCCCAATACGCAGCCCGCTTCTTCGAGGCCCAGGAGCAGGGCGCCACCGACCAGCATCTGCAGGAGATCGCCGCCGAAGCGCTCAAGGAGGTGTACTTCCAAGACGGCGGCCGCCGCGCCGGCCAGCTGGAGGAGGTGCGCTTCACCGACATCATGCACCTGGAGTTCGAGCTGTAG
- a CDS encoding helix-turn-helix transcriptional regulator, with protein MPELFDRVDALIASRAVLPPPAERKRLRQAHGFTLDEVAEALQVRRATVSAWESGKTEPRPPERDAYARLLSKLVELYPADPSATTPVHDTAAPATSASTPAPAPEARTLSTAPASEAVTMAASENTEPRPTATTAASAAASRPPRITRPSSTSRRPAARKAAPENTPANADPRFANGPLAVVDVDDDGHVLAYCVGGLVLDVPAKSIPALVDWTLKEARLGQPKLSGPGKDGDPLIVLTKAALERYGLPVALTDEEKLAGRIPESHKVIKQLARADWKLTKRGFGPWARIYRPAQGSERNCVQLCIPSWHALDSRHWGEAAQLPAAELGRLLGVYASRVMTPRGSTAVTGLELMTALHPPTYAVRDEATGGFRKADSKNPGSLGEHPVDCAPCEAPDGHPLLNDLPRFHVRGPAEKLLEEAYDWARPLTDDECMRRNLVGIDVNMAFAAGANGLILGLGEPTHVKQPVFDPKLPGSWLVDLSHVDLSRVKVAKDKWTDLDAGLLPSPFTPKGERPEGPAWYATPTVAYAVELGYDVAPLEAYVRYDNGRYLDAWYNRLRDAYLATMADLGVDADLSPADFLEAMDGYKERDPQLAIAVSAIKATVKGGLGKLRERPRGEGWKPGQPWRALSRPTWRPDIRAAVISRTRINLHRKIVKHAAFTGQYPVAILSDCVVYAANGDSPLDFLPYRDGKPLPGGFKLGINPGLVKHEGTQSVLWGEEVRERFNAPELNLARYIKDGTVTDVDNGE; from the coding sequence ATGCCCGAGTTGTTCGATCGGGTCGACGCGCTGATCGCGTCCCGTGCCGTGCTTCCGCCACCGGCGGAGCGCAAGCGGCTGCGTCAGGCCCACGGCTTCACACTGGACGAAGTGGCTGAGGCCCTGCAGGTGCGTCGGGCGACCGTCAGTGCCTGGGAGTCAGGCAAGACGGAGCCCCGGCCCCCCGAGCGTGACGCGTACGCACGCCTGCTCAGCAAGCTCGTGGAGCTCTACCCTGCCGATCCCAGCGCCACAACCCCGGTACACGACACGGCCGCTCCCGCGACGTCCGCGAGCACCCCCGCCCCCGCTCCGGAAGCGCGGACTCTGTCCACAGCCCCGGCCTCCGAGGCCGTGACCATGGCTGCTTCCGAAAACACCGAACCCCGCCCCACCGCCACCACCGCTGCTTCGGCCGCCGCATCACGTCCGCCGCGCATCACCAGACCGTCGTCGACGTCACGCCGCCCGGCCGCCCGGAAGGCCGCCCCGGAGAACACTCCCGCCAATGCCGATCCACGCTTCGCCAACGGTCCGCTTGCGGTCGTCGACGTCGACGACGACGGCCACGTACTGGCGTATTGCGTCGGTGGCCTGGTCCTGGACGTGCCCGCCAAGTCCATCCCGGCCCTGGTCGACTGGACCCTGAAGGAGGCCAGGCTCGGGCAGCCAAAGCTGTCCGGGCCGGGCAAAGACGGCGACCCGCTGATCGTGCTCACCAAGGCCGCGCTGGAGCGCTACGGCCTGCCGGTCGCCCTCACCGATGAGGAGAAGCTCGCCGGACGGATCCCGGAGAGCCACAAGGTCATCAAGCAGCTGGCCCGCGCCGACTGGAAGCTCACGAAAAGGGGCTTCGGGCCTTGGGCGAGGATCTACCGCCCGGCGCAGGGCTCAGAGCGCAACTGCGTGCAGCTGTGCATCCCGTCCTGGCACGCGCTCGACTCCCGCCACTGGGGCGAGGCTGCCCAGCTCCCGGCGGCGGAACTCGGCCGGCTCCTGGGCGTGTACGCGTCGAGGGTGATGACGCCGCGCGGCTCCACCGCCGTGACCGGCCTGGAGCTGATGACCGCGCTGCACCCACCGACCTACGCCGTGCGCGACGAAGCCACCGGCGGCTTCCGGAAGGCGGACAGCAAGAACCCCGGCTCACTGGGTGAGCACCCGGTGGACTGCGCGCCCTGCGAGGCCCCGGACGGGCACCCGCTCCTCAATGACCTGCCGCGCTTCCACGTCCGCGGACCGGCGGAGAAGCTGCTCGAGGAGGCCTACGACTGGGCGCGCCCGCTCACCGACGACGAATGCATGCGCCGCAACCTCGTCGGCATCGACGTCAACATGGCCTTCGCCGCAGGCGCCAACGGGCTGATCCTCGGCCTCGGCGAGCCGACGCATGTCAAGCAGCCGGTGTTCGACCCGAAGCTCCCTGGAAGCTGGCTGGTCGACCTGTCCCACGTCGACCTGTCCCGCGTGAAGGTCGCCAAGGACAAGTGGACGGACCTGGACGCCGGCCTGCTGCCCAGCCCGTTCACGCCGAAGGGCGAGCGCCCCGAAGGACCGGCCTGGTACGCGACGCCGACGGTGGCGTACGCGGTGGAACTCGGCTACGACGTCGCGCCGCTCGAGGCATACGTGCGGTACGACAACGGCCGCTACCTCGACGCCTGGTACAACCGCCTGCGCGACGCCTACCTCGCCACGATGGCCGACCTCGGCGTCGACGCCGACCTGTCCCCAGCCGACTTCCTGGAAGCCATGGACGGCTACAAGGAGCGCGACCCGCAGCTGGCGATCGCCGTCTCGGCGATCAAGGCGACGGTCAAGGGCGGCCTCGGCAAGCTGCGCGAACGCCCCCGGGGCGAGGGCTGGAAGCCCGGGCAGCCATGGCGGGCGCTGTCCCGCCCGACGTGGCGGCCGGACATCCGTGCAGCGGTCATCTCCCGCACGCGGATCAACCTGCACCGGAAGATCGTCAAGCACGCGGCGTTCACCGGACAGTACCCGGTGGCGATCCTCTCCGACTGCGTCGTGTACGCGGCCAACGGCGACAGCCCGCTGGACTTCCTTCCCTACCGGGACGGCAAGCCGCTGCCCGGCGGCTTCAAGCTCGGCATCAACCCGGGCCTGGTCAAGCACGAGGGCACCCAGAGCGTGCTGTGGGGCGAAGAGGTCCGCGAGCGGTTCAACGCCCCGGAGCTCAACCTCGCCCGGTACATCAAGGACGGCACCGTCACCGACGTCGACAACGGAGAGTAG
- a CDS encoding helix-turn-helix transcriptional regulator — protein MTILPPDPDLTALRFELARLRAARGWSYDELASRSGLARRTVIEIEQGRTIGTLKTWHALAHALSTPLDELFRTLCRGHDLPGPAQD, from the coding sequence GTGACGATCTTGCCGCCCGATCCGGACCTCACTGCGCTGCGGTTCGAACTCGCGCGCCTGCGGGCCGCGCGCGGGTGGAGCTATGACGAGCTTGCTTCCCGCAGCGGCCTGGCCAGACGCACCGTCATCGAGATCGAGCAGGGCCGCACCATCGGCACGCTGAAGACCTGGCACGCTCTCGCCCACGCCCTGAGCACCCCGCTCGACGAGCTCTTCAGGACCCTGTGCCGCGGGCACGACCTGCCCGGCCCGGCCCAAGACTGA
- a CDS encoding DUF6083 domain-containing protein, giving the protein MRSTPPPPARRWDGSPLAHHVRRSLHVSPDGVSRLLRCGQGDRCRECGNRIEWYHRGAQRPVRLHPHELPAARVPAACRWHVSSGVAYPGGDGSSWCRLPHAVVCPTRDTPPPPPELTGLRRSLAVNTRRLIDAGAFTPPPASPDSPAPQRKNSAACRPARPVVQLLYVRYLAARPVDEIQCIAQTRRRHRCTSTLLSLDTPAGTWKLVPATATSGQLALPAAVMAIYDLSAIPYAEQLRWRTQRCPQHAAIPTAADLGVADWEPFDPLAHHEHIHNRLPTRTRRPGPTGRAHEAARP; this is encoded by the coding sequence ATGCGCTCCACACCTCCTCCCCCGGCCCGGCGCTGGGACGGAAGCCCCCTTGCCCACCACGTACGCCGTTCCCTGCACGTCTCCCCCGACGGCGTCAGCCGGCTGCTGCGCTGCGGCCAGGGCGACCGGTGCCGCGAGTGCGGCAACCGGATCGAGTGGTACCACCGCGGCGCCCAGCGGCCCGTCCGTCTCCATCCGCACGAACTTCCGGCCGCCCGGGTGCCCGCCGCGTGCCGCTGGCACGTCAGCTCCGGTGTCGCCTACCCGGGCGGAGACGGCAGCAGCTGGTGCCGTCTGCCACACGCCGTCGTCTGTCCCACCCGCGACACTCCCCCGCCCCCGCCCGAGCTGACCGGGCTGCGCCGGTCGCTCGCCGTGAACACCCGCCGCCTGATCGACGCCGGCGCCTTCACCCCTCCCCCGGCCTCCCCCGACAGCCCAGCACCCCAACGGAAGAACTCGGCAGCCTGCCGCCCGGCCCGCCCCGTCGTGCAGCTGCTGTACGTGCGCTACCTCGCCGCCCGCCCGGTGGACGAGATCCAGTGCATCGCCCAGACCCGGCGCCGTCACCGCTGCACCAGCACCCTGCTCTCCCTCGATACCCCGGCTGGCACCTGGAAGCTGGTCCCAGCCACCGCGACGAGCGGGCAACTGGCCCTGCCCGCCGCGGTCATGGCCATCTACGACCTCAGCGCCATCCCGTACGCCGAGCAACTGCGGTGGCGCACCCAGCGCTGCCCGCAGCACGCCGCCATCCCCACGGCCGCCGACCTGGGGGTGGCCGACTGGGAGCCCTTCGACCCCCTGGCCCACCACGAGCACATCCACAACCGCCTTCCCACCCGCACCCGACGCCCGGGCCCCACCGGCAGGGCACACGAGGCAGCCCGCCCATGA
- a CDS encoding UvrD-helicase domain-containing protein, translated as MHTPTDEQAHAADVFRAGHHLVLQAGAGTGKTSTLGLLAVGTHRRGRYLAFNKNIAQDAASRFPRTVLCKTAHATAFAAVGHRYTRRLNSPRQPAWKTGQALGITRPVRVGAYEIGPRALSHTVLRTVTRYCHSADRTLTRHHVPRLRGMDTPGDHARLADEVMPFATKAWADLHNPDQGMVRFEHDHYVKMWALTRPVLEADFLFLDEAQDTNPVLEEVFTAQRGHAQLVMVGDSAQAIYGWRGARDVMTGFDATPLTLTRSFRFGPLIAEEANRWLTLADAPIRLTGSETIPTEIGSLERPDAVLCRTNIGAMAEVMQLLATGHRVALARGGRQLAALALAARDLKNGRRTSHPELVLFAAWGELQDYAAHDPAGRDLQPFVDLVDTHGPDAILAAVDQLTDEQHADVTVTTAHTAKGREWPTVKIADDFPPPKDTDQHAAQGQPIPEPVSDTDARLAYVAVTRARHQLDLGGLSWINTHPTAASMG; from the coding sequence TTGCACACGCCTACCGATGAACAGGCGCACGCTGCCGACGTTTTCCGGGCCGGTCACCATCTCGTCCTGCAGGCCGGCGCCGGGACAGGGAAGACCAGCACCCTCGGCCTCCTCGCGGTCGGCACCCATCGCCGCGGCCGCTACCTCGCCTTTAACAAGAACATCGCCCAGGACGCCGCCAGCCGCTTCCCCCGCACGGTGCTGTGCAAGACCGCCCACGCCACAGCCTTCGCCGCCGTCGGTCACCGCTACACCCGCCGACTCAACAGCCCCCGCCAACCCGCATGGAAGACCGGCCAGGCGCTCGGCATCACGCGTCCGGTGCGCGTCGGTGCTTACGAGATCGGGCCCCGCGCGCTCTCCCACACCGTGCTGCGCACCGTCACCCGCTACTGCCACTCCGCCGACCGCACTCTGACCCGCCACCATGTTCCACGACTGCGCGGCATGGACACACCCGGCGACCATGCCCGACTCGCCGACGAGGTCATGCCGTTCGCGACCAAGGCCTGGGCCGACCTGCACAACCCCGATCAGGGGATGGTCCGTTTCGAACACGACCACTACGTGAAGATGTGGGCCCTGACCCGGCCAGTCCTCGAAGCCGACTTCCTTTTCCTCGACGAGGCCCAGGACACCAACCCGGTCCTGGAAGAAGTCTTCACCGCCCAGCGCGGCCATGCCCAGCTCGTCATGGTCGGCGACTCCGCCCAGGCCATCTACGGCTGGCGCGGCGCCCGCGACGTGATGACCGGCTTCGACGCCACCCCTCTCACCCTGACCCGCTCCTTCCGCTTCGGCCCCCTGATCGCCGAAGAAGCCAACCGGTGGCTCACACTCGCCGACGCCCCCATTCGCCTGACCGGCAGCGAGACCATCCCCACCGAAATCGGCAGCCTCGAGCGGCCGGACGCGGTGCTGTGCCGCACCAACATCGGCGCCATGGCCGAAGTCATGCAACTGCTCGCCACCGGCCACCGCGTCGCGCTCGCCCGCGGAGGACGGCAGCTGGCCGCACTCGCCCTCGCGGCCCGCGACCTCAAGAACGGCCGCCGCACCTCCCACCCCGAACTCGTCCTCTTCGCTGCCTGGGGCGAACTGCAGGACTACGCCGCCCACGACCCCGCAGGACGTGACCTCCAGCCCTTCGTCGACCTCGTCGACACCCACGGCCCCGACGCCATCCTGGCCGCCGTCGACCAGCTCACCGATGAACAGCACGCCGACGTCACCGTCACCACCGCCCACACCGCCAAGGGCCGTGAATGGCCCACCGTCAAAATCGCCGACGACTTCCCCCCACCCAAGGACACCGACCAGCACGCCGCCCAAGGCCAGCCCATTCCGGAACCCGTCAGCGACACCGACGCCCGCCTCGCCTACGTCGCCGTCACCCGCGCCCGCCACCAACTCGACCTCGGCGGCCTCTCCTGGATCAACACCCACCCCACTGCAGCAAGCATGGGCTGA
- a CDS encoding ATP-binding protein → MTHPTTTPENQPTAGPNYHYMGLPGARAMLTQASAETYANLVTTLNADAGKGAIMCVHGGVGLGKTFAVNSHLDDLAPHTTLRIKVGSAKIQALRASLYKKLDLPGEAPLNSARCETILKEALSQTPRVLVVDEAQWLDTRAFEFIRELWDDEDTRLAVVLVGAETCYQKIKNRPALDSRILVWQRYKPLTPAEVLTTIPEYHPLWADVPADELLWIDDVACHGNFRQWAKITYLLREQHGGPGSKGAGSTGPTNPPTPRGAATPLPPYSRDIVRAVLSRLDPTQRHTD, encoded by the coding sequence GTGACCCACCCGACCACCACGCCCGAAAACCAGCCGACCGCTGGCCCGAACTACCACTACATGGGCCTGCCAGGCGCCCGCGCCATGCTGACCCAGGCCAGCGCAGAGACCTACGCCAACCTTGTCACCACCCTCAACGCCGACGCCGGCAAGGGCGCCATCATGTGCGTCCACGGCGGCGTCGGCCTGGGCAAGACCTTCGCCGTCAACAGCCACCTCGACGACCTCGCCCCCCACACCACCCTGCGCATCAAAGTCGGCTCCGCCAAAATCCAGGCCCTGCGCGCCTCCCTGTACAAAAAGCTCGACCTGCCCGGCGAGGCCCCCCTCAACAGCGCCCGCTGCGAAACCATCCTCAAGGAAGCCCTGTCGCAAACCCCGCGCGTCCTGGTCGTCGACGAAGCCCAGTGGCTGGACACACGGGCCTTCGAATTCATCCGCGAGCTCTGGGACGACGAAGACACCCGCCTCGCCGTCGTCCTGGTCGGCGCCGAAACCTGCTACCAGAAGATCAAGAACCGTCCTGCTCTGGACTCCCGCATCCTCGTCTGGCAGCGCTACAAGCCCCTCACACCCGCCGAAGTCCTCACCACCATCCCCGAGTACCACCCGCTGTGGGCGGACGTACCCGCAGACGAACTGCTGTGGATCGACGACGTCGCCTGCCACGGCAACTTCCGCCAGTGGGCCAAAATCACCTACCTGCTCCGGGAACAGCACGGCGGCCCCGGCTCGAAGGGAGCCGGTAGCACGGGTCCGACGAACCCGCCCACCCCACGCGGCGCGGCCACACCGCTCCCTCCTTACAGCCGGGACATTGTGCGCGCCGTCCTCAGCCGCCTTGACCCCACCCAACGTCACACCGACTGA
- a CDS encoding Mu transposase C-terminal domain-containing protein: MPATPPPDGPYDTTSLRAAAVRRLLRLRNAERLTHYDVRTVAAAFTVHWRTVRRWMDNATTHNGTYTPQGRRHFTLTPAMHEALARWNGNAAATYRELVADGIFGNPPRVSQATFYRAVDRELTPGQRAALRGGEAARRRHDVHALRPHGNRNDVWETDHVEASVFVNIDGRRRKPWITWFIDHTTAVICGLAITPHQPSQDAILAAARDAILCTDHHRPFGGIPRKIRTDRGRDFLGRCVDEAFKKFGTELIVLPPYSPHLKGTVEAINGAAKHMLFKGLPGYAHTPRSRRDRRGQPLWALNDLLDYETFVTVVLDWVDWWNNDHTIARLHRRTPAQAWHADLTPIDTLDPADLHTYTLTDAGPPRKITSKGVRWKSAYYVGDWMHGHSSAGEMVRLRHEPHHYHRVELYDADTLTYRGPAFRSDEMSPRQARALRNARRREADRYAAKARRARKNATPRYAATSVAAAPEPLNRLTASQAAAQLRQLQTPEGHLQAEARPDLLNRPQPDSARWTKPRPDPKPQDTE, translated from the coding sequence GTGCCCGCCACACCACCACCCGACGGCCCCTACGACACCACCTCCCTGCGCGCCGCCGCCGTACGCCGCCTACTGCGCCTGCGTAATGCCGAACGCCTGACCCACTACGACGTGCGTACCGTCGCCGCCGCCTTCACCGTCCACTGGCGCACCGTGCGCCGCTGGATGGACAACGCCACCACCCACAACGGCACCTACACCCCCCAAGGCCGCCGCCACTTCACCCTCACCCCGGCCATGCACGAAGCCCTGGCCCGATGGAACGGCAACGCCGCAGCCACCTACCGCGAACTCGTCGCCGACGGCATCTTTGGCAACCCGCCCCGTGTATCACAGGCAACCTTTTACCGTGCCGTAGACCGGGAACTCACGCCCGGCCAGCGTGCCGCCCTCAGAGGAGGCGAAGCCGCCCGCCGCCGACACGACGTGCACGCCCTGCGCCCGCACGGCAACCGCAACGACGTCTGGGAGACCGACCACGTCGAAGCCAGCGTCTTCGTCAACATCGACGGCCGCCGCCGCAAACCCTGGATCACCTGGTTCATCGACCACACCACCGCCGTCATCTGCGGGCTGGCCATCACCCCCCACCAGCCCAGCCAGGACGCCATCCTGGCCGCCGCCCGCGACGCCATCCTCTGCACGGATCACCACCGGCCCTTCGGAGGCATCCCCCGCAAGATCCGCACCGACCGCGGCCGCGACTTCCTGGGCAGGTGCGTGGACGAGGCGTTCAAAAAGTTCGGCACCGAACTGATCGTCCTGCCGCCCTACAGCCCCCACCTCAAAGGCACCGTCGAAGCCATCAACGGCGCCGCCAAGCACATGCTGTTCAAAGGACTGCCCGGCTACGCCCACACCCCCCGAAGCCGCCGAGACCGCCGCGGCCAGCCCTTATGGGCCCTTAACGACCTCCTCGACTACGAAACCTTCGTCACCGTCGTCCTCGACTGGGTGGACTGGTGGAACAACGACCACACCATCGCCCGCCTCCACCGGCGCACCCCCGCCCAGGCCTGGCACGCCGACCTCACCCCCATCGACACTCTCGACCCCGCCGACCTGCACACCTACACCCTCACCGATGCCGGCCCACCCCGGAAGATCACCAGCAAGGGCGTCCGCTGGAAAAGCGCCTACTACGTCGGCGACTGGATGCACGGCCACTCAAGCGCCGGCGAGATGGTCCGCCTGCGCCACGAACCCCACCACTACCACCGCGTCGAACTCTACGACGCCGACACCCTCACCTACCGCGGACCCGCCTTCCGCAGCGACGAGATGAGCCCCCGCCAAGCCCGCGCACTGCGCAACGCCCGCCGACGCGAAGCCGACCGCTACGCCGCCAAAGCCCGCCGAGCACGCAAGAACGCCACACCCCGCTACGCCGCCACCAGCGTCGCCGCCGCGCCCGAACCCCTCAACCGGCTCACCGCCAGCCAGGCAGCCGCCCAGCTACGCCAGTTGCAGACACCGGAAGGTCACCTGCAGGCCGAGGCCCGGCCCGACCTCCTCAACCGGCCCCAGCCCGACTCCGCCCGCTGGACCAAGCCCCGGCCCGACCCCAAACCCCAGGACACCGAGTGA
- the cas6e gene encoding type I-E CRISPR-associated protein Cas6/Cse3/CasE, with product MLFRLEDATEGTPPTLLVQSHQPPDLTRLPHHYGTAETRPLHPMFQALTPGRAVRYRITANASAARRVLDDHHPVDNKHGRKIVALYGDDALAWWQRRAHQAGLTLATTDITPARFPRTRRRADKPGEQAHSPGPMHALTRFDGLATITDPDQLSHALLTGIGRGKPYGAGLLTLAPA from the coding sequence CTGCTCTTCCGCCTGGAAGACGCCACCGAAGGCACCCCACCCACCCTGCTCGTCCAGTCCCACCAGCCGCCCGACCTCACCCGCCTGCCCCACCACTACGGCACCGCCGAAACCCGACCCCTGCACCCCATGTTCCAGGCCCTGACCCCCGGCCGAGCGGTGCGCTACCGCATCACCGCGAACGCCAGCGCCGCCCGCCGCGTCCTGGACGACCACCACCCCGTCGACAACAAGCACGGCAGAAAAATCGTCGCGCTCTACGGCGACGACGCCCTCGCCTGGTGGCAGCGCCGCGCCCACCAAGCCGGCCTCACCCTGGCCACCACCGACATCACCCCCGCCCGCTTCCCCCGCACACGCCGCCGCGCCGACAAGCCCGGCGAACAAGCCCACTCTCCCGGCCCCATGCACGCACTGACCCGCTTCGACGGCCTGGCCACCATCACCGACCCCGACCAACTCAGCCACGCCCTGCTCACCGGCATCGGCCGCGGCAAGCCCTACGGCGCCGGCCTGCTCACCCTCGCCCCCGCCTGA